The genomic segment CGAGGTGGTCGACCCCGACTGGGGCGAGGTGCTGCTGGACACCTCGACCGCGGCGAAGCGCGCCACGCTGGCCGCCGTCGTCGGCCGCTGGATGCACGGGTGTGCCAGGGACGGCTTCCGCGCCGTCGAGCCGGACAACCTGGACTCGTGGACCCGCTCGCGGCGGCTGCTGGACCGCTCCGACGCGCTGGCGTACGCAGGGCTGCTGATTGCCCGGGCGCATGCGGACGGGCTCGCGATCGGCCAGAAGAACACCGCCGAGGTGTCGGCCGCCGGCCGGCGGGCCGGGTTCGACTTCGCGGTCGCCGAGGAGTGCGCCGAGTACGGCGAGTGCGGCGACTACACGGCGGTGTACGGCGACGAGGTGTTCGTCATCGAGTACGACCGGGCCGGATTCGTCCGGGCCTGCCGCACCGTGGGCGAGCGACTCTCGGTGGTGTTGCGCGACCGGGAGGTCACGGCGCCCGGCTCCGCCAGCTACGTCCACGACGCCTGCTGATCCTCCCGCCCGAACCCAGGGGGAGCGCACGCCGATCGACCGGACCAGGCGGCGGCCCCGCCGCCCGGCGCGGGCGCCGGGTGCAGCGGTCGGTCAGGAGGTGGTCTGCAGTGGCCGGGCCGCTTCCGCGGCGGTCTCCCGGTGCGACGAGGTCAGGCTCGCGAACACCACCACGTTGCGTTCGTAGCTGTGGGTTCGCTCGTCGAACCGGCCGCCGCAGGTCACCAGCCGCAGGCTCGGCCCGGCAGTCGGCCCGTACACCGCGGTCGCCGGGAACCGGGTCTTCTCGTACCCGGCGACGCCGTCGACGGTGAACACCGCGACCGTGTGGTCGGCCCGGGTCACCTGGACGGTGTCGCCGCGGGTGAGCGCGCCGAGGTAGTAGAACACGGCGGGGCCGGTGCGGTGCGAGTCGACGTGGCCGAGCAGCACGGCGGCGCCGGACTGTCCAGGCGTCACGCTCCGGTCGTACCAGCCGGTCAGGTACGGGTGGTCGATCGGCGGCACCGCGACGGTGTCGTCCGCGTCCAGGCCGGTGGCGATGATCGGCGCGTGGATGTGGGCCCGCGCCACGTCGATGCGTACCGGTGTCGACGGCGGCAGCGGGGCGGCAGCCGACGGCGCTGGTGTCGCGCTGGTGCTCGGCGCGGGCGGTGCGACGACGGCGCTGGGCGGCGCCTGCGCCGCGGTCGGTTGCGGCGGCGGCGTCGGGGCCCGCATCATCGCGAGGACCAGCAGTGTCGCGCCGAGCACGCCGCCCAGGACCAGCAGCACGCCGAGCACCGTCCGCCAACCCGCCGCCCCACCGTGCGCCAGCGGATCCCACTCGGCCGGGGGCGGTCCGTCGCGTTCCCCGCCCCGCTCGTGCGCGCCGTCTCGTTCGGGCCGGCCGGGCCGCTCGCGTTCGACGTCTCGCTCGGGTTGCTTGCCCCGCTCGTGCGCGCCGTCACCCTCGGGGCGCCCGCGCGGCTCGCGTTCGGCGCCCCGCTCGGGTAGCTCGACGGTGTCGGCTCCGGCGCCCGGATGCCCGGCGGTCGGCGGCACCGGGGCCGGGGCCGCGGGTGCCCGGAAGTCGGATGCCGGGAAGTCGGGTGCCGGGAAGGCGGGTGCCCGCAACTCGGGTGCCGGGAAGGCGGGCGCCGGGAACTCGACGGTCGGGGCCTCGGAGTCCCGGCCGCCGGGGTCGCTCGCCGGCTGCGTCATCACCCCTCCGTCCCGGTGCCCGAGCGGCCCGCGGCCCGACACCGTGACGCGTCAGTGCTTCTTCGGGCGCCGTACCAGCAGCAGCACGCCGCCTGCCGCGACCACGCCGAGCACGCCCAGGCCCGCCGCGGCGAGGGCGGTGCTGCCGCCGCCCAGCTGCGCCGTCGCCCCGTCACCGGTGTCCGGGTTGCCGCCCGGCGTCACCGTGAACTGTTTGGTACCGGGGTCGGGTGTCGAGGTGTTCTTGCAGTTGACGGTGGCGGTGTAGGTGCCGGGTTGGACGTTGCTGAACGTCGCGCTCAGCACGCCGCTCGCCTCCGGGTTGCCCGCCATGTCCTGCTCGGTGGCGTCGTTGGAGCCGGTCTGGATGGCTGCGACGGCGCCGGTCGAGGCGCAGTCGGAGGTGCTCACCGTGACCGTGCTGCCCTGCACCACGACCGCGACGACCGGCGCCGCGGAGGCACCGGACGACAGGGCCAGGGATGCACCAGCGGCACCGAACGCCCCGGCGACGACGATCCTGCGCACGAAGGACATCCCCTACACCCCCCAAATCGCATATGAGGTGACTCAGTCACCGTAAACGTTGCCGGCCGTTCGTGATCACGTTCTGGCCAGCTGCCACCCTGCCGGGTGTCACGGCCGGTCGGGCAGCCCCGCCGGCTCGGCCGTCAGTGCAGCGACGTCCTCAGTGGACAGTTGCAGTGTCGCGGCGGCGACGTTCTCGGCCAGGTGGCGCTGGCTCGCCGTGCCGGGGATCGGCAGCAGCACCCGGGAGCGCTGCAGCAGCCAGGCCAGCGCGACCTGGGGCGGCGTCGCGTCGTGCCGGGCGGCGACCGCCCGCGCGGCCGGCGTGAGCGTACGGGGCGCCACCGGCAGCCACGGCAGGAACGCGATGCCGTGCCGCTCGCAGTACGCCAGCACGTCCTCGTGCCGCCGGTCGCTCAGGTTGTACCGGTTCTGCACGGCGGCGACCGGCACGATCCGGCGGGCAGCCTCGATCTCGGCCACCGACACCTCGGAGAGCCCGACGTGTCGCACCTTGCCCTCGTCGCGCAGCTGCCGCAACGCCCCGTACTGGTCGGCCGGCGGCACCGTCGCGTCGATGCGGTGCAGCTGGAACAGGTCGATGCGGTCCAGCCGCAGCCGGCGCAGGCTCAGTTCGGCCTGCTGCCGCAGGTACTCCGGCCGGCCGCAGTCGTACCAGGCGTCGCCGAGGTTGATCCGGCCGGCCTTGGTGGCGAGCACGAGCGAGTCCGGGTACGGGTGCAGCGCCTCGGCGAGCAACGTTTCGTTGTCGCCCAGGTCGTACGAGTCGGCGGTGTCGATCAGCGTGACGCCGAGGTCGACCGCCCGTCGGGCCACCGCGACGGCGCGGGTGCGTGCCGCGGCCGGTCTCCCGGGCAGCCGCAGCGCACCGAATCCGATCCGGCGCACCGGCAGGTCACCGCCGAGCAGGAACGTGTCTGTCATGGGTCTCCCTTCGCCCGCTCCACTGTGCGGGACGCATATCGTTAAGACAAGCAAGACTGTCTTTGTCGAATCGCGTAGCATCACTACGTGCTCAATCTGGAACGGCTGCGAGTGCTGCGTGCGATCGCGGCGACCGGCTCGGTCCGCGGCGCCGCGGCCACCCTGCACGTCACCACCTCCGCCGTCTCCCAGCAGATGGCCCGGCTGGAGCGGGAGATCGGCCAGCCGCTGGTGGAACGCAACGGTCGCGGCATCCGGCTCACCGACGCCGCGCTGCTGCTGTCCGAGCACGCCGGTGCGCTGCTGGCCCAGGCCGAGGCGGTCGAGACGGACCTCGCCCGGCACCGCGGCGCGGTGGTCGGTGAGCTGCGGCTCGCCGCGTTCGCCACCGCCGCCCGCGGCCTGCTGCCGACCGCCCTCGCGGCGCTGCACGACCGGTACCCGGCGCTGCGAACACGCACCGCGGAGCAGGAGCCGGACGTGGCGCTCCCGGCCGTCGCCAGCGGGGATCTCGACCTCGCGATCGCCCAGGACTGGCCGGAGTCGCCGTTGACCCTGCCGGCCGGCTCGGCCCGGACCGGCCTGCTCGACGACGTGTTCGACGTCGCGCTGCCCGCCGGGCACCGGCTCGCCGACCGCCCGACCCTCGACCTGGTCGAACTCGCCGCCGACGACTGGGTCGGCTGGTCGGCCGGGCAGCTGTGTCACGACTGGCTGCGCCGCACCGTGCCGGACGCCCGGGTCCCGCACACCGCGAGCGAACACGCCACCCAGCTGGCGCTGGTCGCCGCCGGGCTCGGCGTCGCGCTGCTGCCCCGGCTCGGCCGCGATCCGGTACCGGACGGGGTTCGGTTCGCCGCGGTGCGGCCGGCACCGGTACGCCGGGTGTTCGCGGTCTGGCGGTCCGCGGCGGCCCGCCAGCCCGCCATCCGGGCAGCCCTCGCCGCGCTGCGCGACGCCGGCCGCCGCTGACTCGGGTACTGCGGGTCCGCTGGTCACCGCGGCTCGTGCGGGCCGGCGACCGGCCGCGCCGGCAGGTCCGGGCACTGATCGGAGAGGACGTCGCCGGCGGCGCGGCGTGGCCGGCCGGCCGACCCGTCGACCGGAGGTACCGGAGCGGTTGTGCGACAGGGCATCCGGCGCGAACCGATCGGCGCGCGCGAGCAGCCGACCGGCTGAGCTGCCCGGCCCGGCCCGAAAGCTACGGTGTGATCACCGTGCGTCGCCGGGTGGCGGCGCGAGCGAAGGAGCGGCGTATGCGTGCGGCGATGCGGGTCGGAATCGGGGCGGCCGCGGCCGGTCTGGCGGCCGTGGTGCTGACGGCGACACCGGGCACGGCGGCGACCCCGGCGGTGCACTTCGCCGGCATCCAGTACAACGCCCCCGGCGCCGACACCACCAGGAACGTCAACGGTGAGTACGTGAAGATCTCGAACTCCGGTAGCAGGGCGGTCAGCATCCGGGGCTGGTCGGTACGGGACGCGGCCGGCCACCGGTACACGTTCCCCACCTACACCATCAAGGCGCACGACAGCCTCTGGCTGCACTCCGGCAAGGGCAGGCACACGCACCGCACCTTCTACTGGGGCTCCGGCTGGCACATCTGGAACAACAACGGGGACACCGCGACGCTGCGGGACACCCACCGCGTGCACGACACCTGCCGCTGGACCCGGTCGACCTCGTCCGGCTGGAAGACCTGCTGAGGCCCGCGCCGGCCGCGGTGGCCCGCCCGGCGCCACGGAACCGGCACGGTTTCGGTGCACCGTGTGCACGGCGGATCCCGGGAATCCGCACAACCGGTGAGTAGCTTCGCCGGGCATGAGAGTCACGATGGTGCTGCCGGCGCTGACCGAGGCGACCAGCCCGCGGCTGCGGCCGATCAAGTACTCGCTGTTTCCCCCGCTGGGGCTGGCCACGCTGGCCGGCTACCTGTCCGACTCCGACGAGGTGCGGATCGTCGACGAGCACGTGCAACCGTTGCGGCTGGACGACGACCGGCCCGATCTCGCGGTGATCCAGCCGTACATCACGTCGGCCCGGCGGGCCTACCGGCTCGCGGCGGCGTACCGGGCGAAGGGCGTGCACGTGGCGATGGGCGGGCTGCACGTCACGTCGCTGCCGGAGGAGGCGGCCCGGCACGCCGACACGATCTTCCTCGGCCCGGGCGAGGACATCTGGCCGGCGTTCCTGGCCGACTTCCGGGCGCGCCGCCCGAGACCGCGGTACGAGTCGCGCGAGCGCACCCTGGTCCGGCTGCCGCCGGTGCGGCGCGACCTGATCGACCGGCGCCGCTACCTGGTGCCGAACTCGCTGGTGGTGTCCCGCGGCTGCCCGCACCACTGCGACTTCTGTTACAAGGACGCCTTCTTCACCGGCGGGAAGTCGTTCTACACCCAGGCGGTCGACGACGCGCTCGCCGAGATCGAGCGGCTACCCGGCCGGCACCTGTACTTCCTGGACGACCACCTGTTCGGCAACCGGCGCTTCGCAGAGGCGCTGTTCGACGGGATGCGGGGGATGGGCCGGGTCTGGCAGGCCGCCGGCACCGTCGACTCGGTGCTCGCGCCGGGTTTGCTGGAGCGCGCGGTCGACGCCGGCCTGCGCAGCCTGTTCGTCGGTTTCGAGACCGTCAACGACGCCAACCTGCCGGCCCAGCGGAAGCGGCAGAACATCGGCCGGGACTACGCGGCTGTCGTGCGGCGGCTGCACGGGGCCGGGGTGATGGTCAACGCCAGCTTCGTGTTCGGCATGGACGACGACGGACCGGACGTGTTCGACCGCACCGTCGACTGGGCGGTCGGCCAGGGGATCGAGACCGCGACCTTCCACATCATGACGCCCTACCCGGGAACCGCGCTGTACCAACGGATGCAGCAGGCCGGCAGGATCCTGCACACCGACTGGGACCGGTACGACACCCGGCACGTGGTGTACCGGCCGGCCAGGTTGACCGCGGCCGAGCTGACCGACGGGTACCGGCGGGCGTACCGGGACTTCTACCGCTGGCCGGCGATCTGGCGCGGCGCCGGGACCAAACCGCCCGGTCGGGACCGGCTGCGGCACCTGGCCTACGCGGGCGGCTGGAAGAAGCTCTCCCCGCTGTGGCACCCGCTGATCCGGGCCCGCCAGGTGTCCCGCGCGCTGCCGTTCCTGGAGTCGCTGCTGGGCAGCTTCGGTGCCCGCCGCTCGGCCCCGCCCGCTCGCACCGCACGGGCTGCCCGCCCGGGAGCGTCACCGTCTCTCGACACCGCCCGCCCGCGAGACCCGGCCAGGTAGCCGTCCGGGATCGGCGCCGGCGCCGCGACAGCTCCGGCCCGCGCGGGCGGGGCGGGGTAGCGTCGGGGTATGGAGTCGAGGACCGACGCGGACACCGCCCTGCAGCTCGCCGACTGGCGCCGCACCGTCGCCGAGCTGTACGCCCAGGTGCGCGCCGCCGCCGACCCGGTCGCCGGGCACGCCCGCTGGCGAGCCGGGCGCGACGCGTTGTTCGGCCGGCACCCGCAGAGCCCGCTCGCGGCCACCGATCCGTTGCGGGGCACCGGCCTGCCCTACTGGCCGTACGATCCGGCGCTGCGCTTCGAGCTGCCGGTGACGCCGCCGGACGCGCCGCAGCGCCGGGAGGTCGACACCGGCGCCGACGGCGTCACCAGCTACGAGCTGATCGGCTCGGTGCGGCTGCCCGCGCCGGTGTCCGGCACGCTCGCGGTGTGGTGGACGCGGCAGTACGGCGGCGGGTTGTTCCTGCCGGTGCGCGACGGCACCGCCGGGCGCACCAGCTACGGGGCCGGCCGCTACCTGCTGGACACCGCCAAGGGCGCCGACCTCGGCGGCTCCGGCGGCAGCCTGCTGCTGGACCTCAACTTCCTCTACCACCCGTCCTGCCGGTACGACGACAGCTGGGTGTGCCCGCTCGCGCCGGCCGAGAACACGCTCGCCGCCGAGATCCGCGCCGGCGAGCGCCTCTGACCGACGGCGGTCACGGGTGCCGGGTGGCGCGGGACGCGAGCGCCCGGTGCGGTAGCGGGACGCTCCGATTCCGGGCAGTGCCGCGTTCCGGATCGCCGGCAGCACCGGATCGCCGAGCAGCACCGAAACCCGGGCCGGTGCCAGCGGGTGCTCAGCCGGACAGCGAGTCCAGGTCCTCGGGGGTGTCGATGTCGGCCGGCGACCCGGTACCGTCGCAGTCGACCAGCGTCACCAGCTCCGGATGGCTCCGCAGGTACCCGCGTGCCCCCCGGTCACCCCGGGCCGACGCCAGCACGCCCGGCCAGTACTCCCGGCTCAGCAGCACCGGATTGCGCGGCCGACCGGCATAGCCGGCCACCGCGAGCCGGGCACCGCGGCGGTACGCCGCCAGCAACCGGCGCACCGCCGCCGGCCCGACGAGCGGCTGATCCACCAGCGCGACGACGACCGCGTCGACGCGGGCCGGCAACGCCTCGACGCCGGCCCGCAGCGACGATCCCATCCCGGTAGCCCAGCCAGGGTTGGCCACCACGGTGGCGCCCGGGCAGGTCAGCGGCGCGGCGCCGGACACCACGTAGACCGGATCGCAGCCACCGCCGGTCAGCAGGGCGACGCCGTGCTCCAGCAGCGTCCGGCCGCGAAACGACACCAGTGCCTTGGGCCGCCCGAACCGGCGCCCCGCTCCCGCCGCGAGCAGCAGCCCGGCCACCGTCGTACCGGTCATGGCCGACCTCCGCGGCGCTTCGAGCGGCGGTGGCGCACGCACCGGTGGTCGGCCGGTCCGGTGCGGTCCGGGGTCCGCCCGCGTGCCGCCCGCGCGCCGCGCCGGCTGCTCATGCGAGCTTCAGCGCGAGGTAGAGGTCGACCCGCCCGGGAAAGGTGGACAGGTCGCGGCCGGTCAGCCGCTCGATCCGGCCGATCCGGTACCGCAGTGTGTTGACGTGCAGGTGCAGCCGGGCGGCGCAGCGGGTCCACGACCCGTCGCAGTCCAGGAACGCCTCCAGGGTGGCCAGCAGGTCGGTGCGGTGCGCCGCGTCGTACCCGACGAGCGGGCCGAGCAGCCGGTCGGTGTACGAGCGACGCAACTCGTCCGGCACGGTGGCGAGCAGCAGCCCGTGCGAGGTCAGTTCCCCGGAACCGGCCACCCGCACCTGGCCGGGCCGGTGCTCGCCGAGCCTGCGTACCGCCCGGGCCTCCTCCAACGCGCCGTGCAGCCCGGCCGCGCAGGCCGGCGCCGCCGCCACCCCGATGCCGACCCGGGAACCGGACAGGCCGGGTCGCAGCGCCTCGGCCTGGGCGCGGACGTACTCGACGAACTCGCCGAACCGGTCGATGTCGGTCGCGACGATCGCAACGGACTCGCCGTCGACCCCGGTGACCAGCGACCGGTCCGACCGCCCGGCACAGATCTCCCCCAGCAGCGCGGTCGGCGGTGTGGCGCCGGTGGCGGCGGCCACCACCACCGCGATCGGTTCATCCGGCGCGAAACCCGCGACCTGCAACCGGGACGCGACGTCGGCGGGTGCGGCGGAGTCGGAGCCGGCCAGCCGGACCAGCTGGGCGCCCTGCCGGTCGGCGACCTGGCGGGCTTCCTCCTGCCGGGACCACTCCAGCGCGAGCAGCGTGCACACCTCGCCGACCGGGCCGCGTACCCCCGGATCGTCGGCGTCGAGATCGCCGGCGACGGCGAGGCACCAGCCCGCGATGCGCGGCTGCCGCGGTGAGATCGCCAGCAGCGTGTACCGGCCGGCGGGCAGCCGTTCGGTGGCCGGCAGCGGCTCGGCGGACAGGTAGCGGCGGGCGAGGCGGCGGCGGTCGTCGGCAGGCAGCAGGCCGGTTCCGGCGACCCGGCGGCCGGCCGCGGACAGCACGACGCAGTCGGCGCCGATCCGGTCGGTGAGCAGGCGGCACATGTCGTCCGGCCCCGCGCCGGTGGCCACCAGGGTGTGCAGCCGGTCCCGCCAGCGTTGCTCGGCGCCGCCGGGCCGTTCCTCGGTGACCGCGCGGACCACCCGTTCGGTGACGGTCGCGAACGACACGTCCGGCGGCACCTCGAACAGCACCACACCGCGCCGCCGGCACTCCTGGACCAGATCGTCCGGTACCGCCTGGGTTTCGTCGTCCGCGTACCCGGCGGCGAGCGCGGCGATCCCGCCCTCGGCGAGGGCGGCGACGAACGCGGCCGAATCCGCCGGACCGTGCCGCCACAGCATTCCGGTGAGCACGAGTTCGCCACCGGTCAGATACCGCCGCGGATCGGGCAGATCGGTCGTGTACACCCAGCGGACCGCCCGGTCCAGCTGGGAGCCACCGGTGAGCAGGCGGAGCCGCAGATCCGGCGCGTCGAGCAGGGCACGTAGCCGCACGTACCCACGGTAGCCGCCGGGTCTTGGAGGAACGTACAAGACGGGGGTTCGGGACCGGTCGTCCTTTCGGAGCTTCGGTGCCTGGCCGGGCCCGCCCGCGGCGGGTTCTACTACCGACGGGCCGGCCGGGTGTCAGCCGATCCGGTCCGGGTAGTGCTGGCAGGTCGGTACCGCGACATCGGCGCGGCACCGACGAGGGGAGTGGCGGATGGACCGGGGGCTGCGGGTGTTCAACGCGTTGCCGGCACCGAGGGCGTCGCTCGCCGGGTGCTGCGGTGCGCCCGGCTGGGCCGAGACCGTGGCCGCCGGCCGCCCGTACCGGGACCGGGCCGCGCTGCGGGCCGCCGCGGACGCGGCGCTGGCCAGCGCGGACTGGTCCGCGGTCGCGACCGCGCTGGCCGACCATCCCCGGATCGGCGCGCCGCCCCGCGGTGACGACCGGCGGGCCGCCTGGTCCCGCGCCGAACAGTCGGCCGCGTCCGTACCGGCCGGGGCCGCGCCCGCGGGCGGCGGTGCGGGCGACCCGCTGGTCGCCGCGAACGAGGCGTACGAGCGGCGGTTCGGGCACGTGTTCCTGATCTGCGCGACCGGCCGCAGCCGGGCGCAGATCCTCGCCGCGCTGGCCGAGCGGCTGCGCAACGACGAGGCGACCGAACGCGTCGTGGTACGCCGGGAACTCGCCGCGATCGCCGCGCTGCGGTTGGACCGGCTGCTGGCGGAGCTGGCGGCGGCCGACGAGCCGGCGATGCCATGAGCGAGCAGAGCCGCGGCTGCGGCCGGTGGCGCCTCGCCGGGCGGCCGACCGAGGAGGGCCGATGAGCCTGTCGACCCACGTGCTGGACACCGGCCGGGGCCGGCCCGCGGCCGGTGTGCCGGTCCGGCTGGAGTCGGCCGACGGCACCGCACTCGGCGCGGGGGTCACCGACGGCGACGGCCGGTTGGCCGGGTTGCCGCTGGCCGCGCCCGGCCGGTACCGGCTGGTGTTCGACACCGCGGCCTGGTTCGCGGCGACCGGCACCGAGGGGTTCTTCCCCGAGGTGGCGATCACCTTCACGGTGACCGATGCCGGGGCGCGGCACCACGTGCCGCTGCTGCTGAGCCCGTTCGCGTACTCGACCTACCGAGGGAGCTGACCGTGGGGATCGTGCTCGGTGACAACCGGTACGGCAAGGCGGAGGTGCACCTGGTCCGGGTGGACCGCGCCGCCGACCGGCACGCCCTGGCCGACGTGACGGTCAGCGTGTCGCTGTCCGGTGAGCTGGCGGACGTGCACCTGCGCGGCGACAACAGGAACGTGCTGACCACCGACGCGCAGAAGAACACCGTGTTCGCGTTCGCCGCCGACGGGGTCGGGCAGATCGAGGAGTTCGGGTTGCGGCTGGCGCGGCACTTCGTGGCGAGCCAGCCGGCCATCCGCCGTGCCGTGGTGCGGCTGACCGAGCAGCCGTGGGACCGCATCGAGGGCGACGGCGGACCGGCGCCGCACTCGTTCGCCCGCAACGGGACCTGCCTGCGTACCGCCCAGGTGTGCGGCACCGCCGACGGGGTCGAGGTGGGGTCCGGGCTGACCGGGCTGACGCTGCTCAACACCACCGATTCGGAGTTCTGGGGTTTCGCGAGGGACCGGTACACCACGCTCGCCGAGACGCGGGACCGGGTCCTCGCCACCGCCGTGGACGCGCGCTGGCGGCACCGGTCCGCCGACGGCGACTTCGGCACGTCGTACCGGGACGTCCGGCGGCTGCTGACGACCGCGTTCGCGGAGACCTACAGCTACTCGCTGCAGCAGACGCTGTACGCGATGGGGGAGCGGGTGCTCGCCGCGCATCCGGAGATCGCCGAGATCCGGTTGTCGCTGCCGAACAAGCACCACTTCCTGGTGGACCTGTCCCCGCACGGCATCGAGAACGCCGACACCGTCTACTACGCGGCGGACCGCCCGTACGGGCTGATCGAGGGGACGGTGACCCGCGACGACGCGGCACCGTCCATGATGGACTGGTAGGGCACGATGGACTTCCTGCGACCGCGCGGGCTGGCCGAGGCGCTGGCGATCCGCGCGCGGCGGCCGGACGCGGTACCGATCCGCGGCGGCACCGACCTGATGGTCGAGCTCAACTTCGACCGCGGCCGGCCCGGCGCGCTGCTCGATCTCGGCCGGCTCGACGAACTCGACGGCTGGGACCGGGACGGCGACACGATCAGGGTCGGCGCCGGGCTGCCCTACCAGCGGATCGTGGCGGAACTGGCGACCGCACTGCCGGCGCTCGCGATGGCCTCGCGGACGGTCGGGTCGCCGCAGATCCGCAACCGGGGCACCGTGGGCGGCAACCTCGGCTCCGCCTCGCCGGCCGGCGACGCGCACCCGCCGCTGCTGGTGTCCGACGCCTCGATCGAGGTTGCCTCGGTGCGCGGCGCCAGGCGGATCCCGGCGACCGAGTTCTACCAGGGGGTCAAGCGGTCCGCGCTGGCCGCCGACGAGCTGATCGTCGCGGTGCACCTGCCGGCGGCGGCCGGGCCGCAGCAGTTCGCCAAGGTCGGTACCCGCAACGCGATGGTGATCGCGGTCTGCTCGCTGGCGCTCGCGCTGGACCCGGCCACCGAGCGGGTACGGGTGGCGCTCGGCTCGGCGGCCCCGACACCGCGCCGGTGCGCCGAGGCCGAACGGTTCCTCACCGCCGAACTGGCCGACCGTCGCTGGTGGACGGTGGGTACCCCGGTGTCGGAGCCGGTGCTGCGGCGGTTCGGTGCGCTGGTCGCCGCCGCGGCGGCGCCGATCGACGACGTGCGCGGCACCGCGGACTACCGGCGCCGGGCGCTGGCCGTACTGGCCCGGCGGACGGCGACGTGGAGCCTCCGGGAGTACCGACAGGGGGGTCGGACATGCGCCTGACGATGACCGTGAACGGGACCGAACGGGTGGTCGACGACGTCTGGGCGGGTGAGAGCCTGCTCTACGTGCTGCGCGAACGGGCCGGCCTGCCCGGCTCGAAGAACGCCTGCGAGCAGGGCGAGTGCGGCTCCTGCACGGTGTACCTGGACGGTGCGCCGGTGTGCGCCTGCCTGGTCGCCGCGGGGCAGGCGGCGGGCCGGCAGGTGCGTACCGTCGAGGGGCTGTGCGACGGGGACGCGCTGGACGTGGTGCAGCAGGCGTTCCTCGCCGCCGGTGCGGTGCAGTGCGGGTTCTGCACGCCGGGGCTGATCGTCGCCGCGCACGACCTGCTCGCCCGCAACCCGGCGCCGGACGACGCGACGATCCGCGAGGCGCTGTCCGGCAACCTGTGCCGGTGCACCGGGTACGAGAAGATCCTCGATGCGGTACGCCTCGCGGCGGCGCGGCGCGCCGGCCGGGAGGTGGCCCGATGAGCCTCGTTCTCACCGGCGGCGTGGTGGCCACCGTGGACGGCCGGGACACCGAGTACGAGACGGGGTACGTGGTGGTCGAGGACGGCCGGATCGCCGCGGTCGGCGCGGGTGCCGCG from the Actinocatenispora thailandica genome contains:
- a CDS encoding PucR family transcriptional regulator, with protein sequence MRLRALLDAPDLRLRLLTGGSQLDRAVRWVYTTDLPDPRRYLTGGELVLTGMLWRHGPADSAAFVAALAEGGIAALAAGYADDETQAVPDDLVQECRRRGVVLFEVPPDVSFATVTERVVRAVTEERPGGAEQRWRDRLHTLVATGAGPDDMCRLLTDRIGADCVVLSAAGRRVAGTGLLPADDRRRLARRYLSAEPLPATERLPAGRYTLLAISPRQPRIAGWCLAVAGDLDADDPGVRGPVGEVCTLLALEWSRQEEARQVADRQGAQLVRLAGSDSAAPADVASRLQVAGFAPDEPIAVVVAAATGATPPTALLGEICAGRSDRSLVTGVDGESVAIVATDIDRFGEFVEYVRAQAEALRPGLSGSRVGIGVAAAPACAAGLHGALEEARAVRRLGEHRPGQVRVAGSGELTSHGLLLATVPDELRRSYTDRLLGPLVGYDAAHRTDLLATLEAFLDCDGSWTRCAARLHLHVNTLRYRIGRIERLTGRDLSTFPGRVDLYLALKLA
- the uraD gene encoding 2-oxo-4-hydroxy-4-carboxy-5-ureidoimidazoline decarboxylase; the encoded protein is MDRGLRVFNALPAPRASLAGCCGAPGWAETVAAGRPYRDRAALRAAADAALASADWSAVATALADHPRIGAPPRGDDRRAAWSRAEQSAASVPAGAAPAGGGAGDPLVAANEAYERRFGHVFLICATGRSRAQILAALAERLRNDEATERVVVRRELAAIAALRLDRLLAELAAADEPAMP
- the uraH gene encoding hydroxyisourate hydrolase, whose amino-acid sequence is MSLSTHVLDTGRGRPAAGVPVRLESADGTALGAGVTDGDGRLAGLPLAAPGRYRLVFDTAAWFAATGTEGFFPEVAITFTVTDAGARHHVPLLLSPFAYSTYRGS
- the pucL gene encoding factor-independent urate hydroxylase; this translates as MGIVLGDNRYGKAEVHLVRVDRAADRHALADVTVSVSLSGELADVHLRGDNRNVLTTDAQKNTVFAFAADGVGQIEEFGLRLARHFVASQPAIRRAVVRLTEQPWDRIEGDGGPAPHSFARNGTCLRTAQVCGTADGVEVGSGLTGLTLLNTTDSEFWGFARDRYTTLAETRDRVLATAVDARWRHRSADGDFGTSYRDVRRLLTTAFAETYSYSLQQTLYAMGERVLAAHPEIAEIRLSLPNKHHFLVDLSPHGIENADTVYYAADRPYGLIEGTVTRDDAAPSMMDW
- a CDS encoding FAD binding domain-containing protein, translated to MDFLRPRGLAEALAIRARRPDAVPIRGGTDLMVELNFDRGRPGALLDLGRLDELDGWDRDGDTIRVGAGLPYQRIVAELATALPALAMASRTVGSPQIRNRGTVGGNLGSASPAGDAHPPLLVSDASIEVASVRGARRIPATEFYQGVKRSALAADELIVAVHLPAAAGPQQFAKVGTRNAMVIAVCSLALALDPATERVRVALGSAAPTPRRCAEAERFLTAELADRRWWTVGTPVSEPVLRRFGALVAAAAAPIDDVRGTADYRRRALAVLARRTATWSLREYRQGGRTCA
- a CDS encoding (2Fe-2S)-binding protein, with protein sequence MTVNGTERVVDDVWAGESLLYVLRERAGLPGSKNACEQGECGSCTVYLDGAPVCACLVAAGQAAGRQVRTVEGLCDGDALDVVQQAFLAAGAVQCGFCTPGLIVAAHDLLARNPAPDDATIREALSGNLCRCTGYEKILDAVRLAAARRAGREVAR